Proteins encoded together in one Lathyrus oleraceus cultivar Zhongwan6 chromosome 5, CAAS_Psat_ZW6_1.0, whole genome shotgun sequence window:
- the LOC127082939 gene encoding uncharacterized protein LOC127082939 isoform X2 — MESTIVKKKRTMRRRKPKSLFNNLPIILQTEIFRKLYMKEKSNVMCVSHSWRNLILTTTLPTKNPLDPLTEAIISPSPYMDIEQLFNWCSLVMGCRIEPKNLIDTCNGLLLFCHKDGQADNIVHGVYHYYVMNPVTKQCVAVPKPVGQTSGGYSYAALAYDNEESWFFKIVRFQGHRHINIFSSMTGHLLRIKIDPQENVSKQAEVIELHPNCLFDDSQRKISLRDGKIFLVLSRGVKFMCFELIECVTEGVSTYTWHMNLSKENQKLLPFNTNGELLSICPSNDMAFFKIKKLIYFYLYSLNGNNGKEIGMVRKNRIVFEYIRTCGQQLFECFIPFACGLEKENRRKFQRLFVPK; from the exons ATGGAGAGTACAATTgttaaaaagaaaagaacaatgaGGAGAAGGAAACCCAAATCCTTATTCAATAACCTTCCCATTATACTTCAAACAGAAATCTTTCGTAAGCTATACATGAAAGAAAAATCAAATGTCATGTGTGTCTCGCATTCATGGCGTAATCTCATTCTTACCACAACACTACCAACAAAGAATCCATTAGATCCACTGACGGAGGCAATCATTTCTCCTAGTCCATATATGGATATTGAACAACTTTTTAATTGGTGCTCATTAGTGATGGGTTGCAGAATCGAGCCTAAAAATCTGATAGACACATGTAATGGATTACTCTTATTTTGTCATAAAGATGGTCAGGCAGATAACATAGTTCATGGTGTATATCATTATTATGTCATGAATCCAGTAACAAAACAATGTGTAGCTGTTCCGAAGCCTGTAGGACAAACATCTGGAGGGTATTCCTATGCTGCTCTAGCATATGACAATGAAGAATCTTGGTTTTTCAAGATCGTACGTTTTCAAGGTCATCGTCATATCAATATTTTCTCCTCTATGACTG GACATTTATTGAGAATTAAAATTGACCCTCAAGAGAATGTCTCGAAACAAGCCGAGGTGATAGAACTTCATCCAAATTGTCTTTTTGATGATTCACAGCGGAAAATAAGTTTGAGAGATGGAAAGATCTTTTTAGTCTTATCAAGAGGTGTGAAATTTATGTGCTTTGAACTTATTGAATGTGTTACAGAGGGTGTTAGCACTTACACATGGCACATGAATCTTAGCAAAGAGAATCAAAAATTGTTGCCTTTCAATACCAACGGCGAGCTCTTGTCCATTTGCCCTTCTAATGATATGGCATTTTTCAAGATTAAAAAGCTAATATATTTTTACTTATATAGTTTAAATGGTAACAACGGCAAGGAAATTGGAATGGTTAGAAAGAATCGAATTGTGTTTGAATACATAAGAACATGTGGACAACAATTGTTTGAATGCTTCATCCCTTTTGCATGCGGCTTAGAAAAGGAG AATAGAAGAAAGTTTCAACGGTTGTTCGTTCCAAAGTGA
- the LOC127082939 gene encoding uncharacterized protein LOC127082939 isoform X1: MESTIVKKKRTMRRRKPKSLFNNLPIILQTEIFRKLYMKEKSNVMCVSHSWRNLILTTTLPTKNPLDPLTEAIISPSPYMDIEQLFNWCSLVMGCRIEPKNLIDTCNGLLLFCHKDGQADNIVHGVYHYYVMNPVTKQCVAVPKPVGQTSGGYSYAALAYDNEESWFFKIVRFQGHRHINIFSSMTGIWTTLTIYFPEYINDSFWIKKSVYLKGSIYRLSSSGHLLRIKIDPQENVSKQAEVIELHPNCLFDDSQRKISLRDGKIFLVLSRGVKFMCFELIECVTEGVSTYTWHMNLSKENQKLLPFNTNGELLSICPSNDMAFFKIKKLIYFYLYSLNGNNGKEIGMVRKNRIVFEYIRTCGQQLFECFIPFACGLEKENRRKFQRLFVPK; the protein is encoded by the exons ATGGAGAGTACAATTgttaaaaagaaaagaacaatgaGGAGAAGGAAACCCAAATCCTTATTCAATAACCTTCCCATTATACTTCAAACAGAAATCTTTCGTAAGCTATACATGAAAGAAAAATCAAATGTCATGTGTGTCTCGCATTCATGGCGTAATCTCATTCTTACCACAACACTACCAACAAAGAATCCATTAGATCCACTGACGGAGGCAATCATTTCTCCTAGTCCATATATGGATATTGAACAACTTTTTAATTGGTGCTCATTAGTGATGGGTTGCAGAATCGAGCCTAAAAATCTGATAGACACATGTAATGGATTACTCTTATTTTGTCATAAAGATGGTCAGGCAGATAACATAGTTCATGGTGTATATCATTATTATGTCATGAATCCAGTAACAAAACAATGTGTAGCTGTTCCGAAGCCTGTAGGACAAACATCTGGAGGGTATTCCTATGCTGCTCTAGCATATGACAATGAAGAATCTTGGTTTTTCAAGATCGTACGTTTTCAAGGTCATCGTCATATCAATATTTTCTCCTCTATGACTGGTATTTGGACTACATTAACTATTTACTTTCCAGAATATATTAACGATTCTTTTTGGATCAAAAAGTCTGTTTACTTAAAAGGCTCTATTTACCGACTCTCGTCTTCAGGACATTTATTGAGAATTAAAATTGACCCTCAAGAGAATGTCTCGAAACAAGCCGAGGTGATAGAACTTCATCCAAATTGTCTTTTTGATGATTCACAGCGGAAAATAAGTTTGAGAGATGGAAAGATCTTTTTAGTCTTATCAAGAGGTGTGAAATTTATGTGCTTTGAACTTATTGAATGTGTTACAGAGGGTGTTAGCACTTACACATGGCACATGAATCTTAGCAAAGAGAATCAAAAATTGTTGCCTTTCAATACCAACGGCGAGCTCTTGTCCATTTGCCCTTCTAATGATATGGCATTTTTCAAGATTAAAAAGCTAATATATTTTTACTTATATAGTTTAAATGGTAACAACGGCAAGGAAATTGGAATGGTTAGAAAGAATCGAATTGTGTTTGAATACATAAGAACATGTGGACAACAATTGTTTGAATGCTTCATCCCTTTTGCATGCGGCTTAGAAAAGGAG AATAGAAGAAAGTTTCAACGGTTGTTCGTTCCAAAGTGA